The Tachysurus vachellii isolate PV-2020 chromosome 23, HZAU_Pvac_v1, whole genome shotgun sequence genome segment GCCGAGCTGTGCTGCGACGTTGGCTATTTTTAAAAAGCCCCCCCtcacttacttacacacacgcacacacacacactcaccctctccCCCagcccctcctcctcctcaagaAGGAGAGCAGATGAGGAATGTCTTCTTGTTGTGCTGGTGTTTTGGATGCTCCCTGTGCTATTGTTTGTGAATGTTGCGGCGAGTTTTGGGATGTCGACGGACATGATGTATTGCTGTGACTCATAGGGGCATCAGAGAGGTAAGAGAGTGAGGGATAGTCACAGAGAGATGGAAGGATTAGCGGCGTGCTGTAGTGAAAGTCCTGGCTTTCTCTGCATCTTACTGTACTGTTGGGAGATGTCTTGACCCGGATGTGCGAAATGCATCCATTGGGCATAGAGTAgtttttatgaatgaatgaatcagtgcaTGGGTGTCTGAATGGCATTGTCTCTTTTCGCTTATAGTACAATTTCCTCTCTCCCTCAATCTCTGTCTCTTAATTTACCTGGTGACCTCTACATGGAACATACTCTTTGATGGTGCCTTAGGCTTGTTTTGTAAAGCAAGCTAGAAATAAAGCATTTGCAGACTGTTTGAAGCTGTACTGGTGAATGTAGGCATTGCAGTGGAGTTTTTCTAAGTAGTCCTTAAACCATCTGTTTACATTGAATCTGAACTCATTCTCATGCATAACATAAGAGTGACATTAGTctcttatttttgtaataaataccACACACTGGTCACCAGCACTTAACATCAGTCAGGGTTGCGTTAGTCTGATGGGATGCTAGAGCAGGAGAGGAGGGTGAGAAAGGAGGCAGGAGGGAAGTGCAGGGAAGAGGGAGTGGGTGAGAGCCTCTCATGTCCTCCTAATGATACTCCTGAGCCTCTGtatttagctctgtgtgtgtttatgtgtgtacatgtgtgtagagtgtgtgtggggacagATCCGGTGTGATGCGTCAGTAGTGCCAACACTCCCCTGGGCCTTGATTGCCAGGAACTAAAAATGCAACAAAGAAATAACAAGTTGGCATGTTGTGGGTCGGTTGCTACGAAATGGGAATCTGGTTTTAGGTCTGCAACTCTGATCCCAGCTTACATGAGAGGATCGGGATGCCAGGGTTACTGGCTGCACACGAGACAACAAGCACTTTGGAAAAACAGATCTAATTGATAGATAACAGAAGAATAATGCAACATCAGTAATGATTAGGCATCAGTGCAAAGTGTTTCATGGTTGTTTTGTACTTGTTCTTATAGaagtattgtttgttttaaattttaaatctctgctttttCTCCATCCCTCCCCTTTTTTTCTTACTCCCCATCATTGTTCCTCCCTAAACCACTCCACCCTATACACGCCTTTCCCTATCTGTCACTATCTCCAGTTCCAACAGGTCAGAAGAGTGATGACCATCCTGTTCCTTACTATGGTTATTTCATACTTCAGTTGCATGAGAGCTGCGCCCATGAGAGAGGTGCCGGGCGTTGTGGGGGGCCACCGAGCCGAGGGCTACCTGGGGGCCGCCCGGGGCCACGGGACTCCACCGAGTGGGGGAGCGCTGCCCTCGCTCACGGACACGTTCGAGCAGGTGATCGAGGAGCTACTGGAAGTGGAGGGTGAGGCAGCGCAGGGCCAGGGAGGGGGGGGTCCCGGCAATGCAGCCACGGCCCCGGCAGAGTCAAAGGACGTCGACACGTATGCATCGCGTGTGATGATCAGCAACCAAGTGCCTTTGGAGCCGCCGCTGCTCTTTCTCTTGGAGGAATACAAAAACTACCTGGATGCCGCCAACATGTCGATGCGGGTGCGGCGCCACTCAGACCCGGCGCGACGTGGTGAGCTCAGCGTGTGCGACAGTATTAGCCAGTGGGTGACGGCCGTGGACAAAAAGACGGCTATCGACATGTCCGGCCAGACCGTAACCGTGCTGGAGAAGGTCCCGGTGGCCAATGGGCAGCTGAAGCAATACTTTTACGAGACCAAATGCAACCCACTGGGTTACACGAAGGAGGGCTGCCGAGGAATAGACAAGCGGCACTATAACTCACAATGCCGGACAACCCAATCGTACGTGCGAGCCCTCACCATGGATAGCAAACGGAAGATCGGCTGGAGGTTTATACGGATAGACACTTCGTGTGTATGCACATTGACCATTAAGAGGGGGAGATAGTGTACACAATGTATAGATTTTATTGAGAGTTCtaacaagagagaaagaaaaagagtaaatatctatttgtatatatacataac includes the following:
- the bdnf gene encoding brain-derived neurotrophic factor isoform X2 — protein: MFQQVRRVMTILFLTMVISYFSCMRAAPMREVPGVVGGHRAEGYLGAARGHGTPPSGGALPSLTDTFEQVIEELLEVEGEAAQGQGGGGPGNAATAPAESKDVDTYASRVMISNQVPLEPPLLFLLEEYKNYLDAANMSMRVRRHSDPARRGELSVCDSISQWVTAVDKKTAIDMSGQTVTVLEKVPVANGQLKQYFYETKCNPLGYTKEGCRGIDKRHYNSQCRTTQSYVRALTMDSKRKIGWRFIRIDTSCVCTLTIKRGR
- the bdnf gene encoding brain-derived neurotrophic factor isoform X3: MTILFLTMVISYFSCMRAAPMREVPGVVGGHRAEGYLGAARGHGTPPSGGALPSLTDTFEQVIEELLEVEGEAAQGQGGGGPGNAATAPAESKDVDTYASRVMISNQVPLEPPLLFLLEEYKNYLDAANMSMRVRRHSDPARRGELSVCDSISQWVTAVDKKTAIDMSGQTVTVLEKVPVANGQLKQYFYETKCNPLGYTKEGCRGIDKRHYNSQCRTTQSYVRALTMDSKRKIGWRFIRIDTSCVCTLTIKRGR